In a single window of the Rhodoferax saidenbachensis genome:
- the tssH gene encoding type VI secretion system ATPase TssH: protein MDIDIRTLLGKLNPECKRLLERAAELCVQQTHYNVDIEHFLFKLIETDAPDIHLVFAQYDIKADAILRQLQSAMDGFKRGNGRTPALSPQLAPLLQEAWLLSSMLLGQQQVRSGTLLLAALDVDSLRGVLLESAPGLLQIPRENLRTNFGALLRDSTENAGGSGGVVKPEPVSAGANTTEAPKHQMPSMRRSGGTSPSLDLYTVDLTALARAGRMDPVQGRDDEIRQIMDVLLRRRQNNPILTGEAGVGKTAVVEGFALRIAQGSVPPSLQNVAVRSLDLALLQAGAGIKGEFENRLKSVIAEVKASAQPVILFIDEAHQLIGAGGAEGQGDAANILKPALARGELRTIAATTWSEYKKYIERDPALARRFQVVKVDEPDEDTAVDMLRGIVATLETHHGVEINDAAVRDAVKLSHRYITGRQLPDKAISVLDTACARVAISQNGVPPELEALERKISNADHQLRAYAREMATGTDHSAAHAALSEDKVLWTQKKERLGEQLAEEKLAVAEILALRRRIRGMTPALDSDKEDGAEWMSTGLARLEKGLEAIRNDEPLVSVCVDSAAVASVISGWTGIPIGKMLADELHAVLNLKDSLAKRVVGQDQALEAISRRVRTSRADLDSPEKPVGVFMLVGPSGVGKTETAFALADALYGGERNMVTVNMSEFQEAHTVSSLKGAPPGYVGFGKGGVLTEAVRRRPYSVVLLDEMEKAHPDVLELFFQVFDKGTMEDGEGVTIDFKNTLILLTSNAAQSVITDACAGAVRPPMQTLIDALRPELLKQFSPAFLGRLTVVPYYPLKDAQIRAIVKLKLEKLAQRFARNHNATLSWDGAVEDTVTARCTEVDSGARNVDHILADALLPELSRLVLERIAIADAFSTVRIQMDARKAFEFTFGSEAQG from the coding sequence CCGAGCTGTGCGTGCAGCAGACACATTACAACGTTGATATTGAGCACTTTTTGTTCAAACTCATCGAAACGGATGCGCCCGACATTCATTTGGTGTTTGCGCAGTACGACATCAAGGCTGATGCCATATTGCGGCAGCTGCAAAGTGCAATGGATGGATTCAAGCGGGGCAACGGGCGCACACCTGCACTTTCACCCCAATTGGCACCTCTATTGCAAGAAGCCTGGTTGTTGAGTTCGATGCTTTTGGGTCAACAACAAGTCAGGTCTGGCACATTGTTGTTGGCTGCGCTGGACGTTGATAGTCTGCGTGGTGTACTCCTTGAGTCGGCCCCTGGGCTGTTGCAAATCCCAAGGGAAAACCTGCGTACTAATTTTGGCGCATTGCTGCGGGACTCTACAGAGAACGCGGGTGGGAGCGGAGGTGTTGTGAAGCCTGAGCCGGTGAGCGCGGGAGCAAACACAACCGAAGCGCCAAAACACCAAATGCCAAGCATGAGACGTTCAGGTGGTACCTCGCCATCGTTGGACCTCTATACGGTGGACTTGACCGCGCTGGCGCGTGCTGGGCGAATGGATCCTGTGCAAGGCCGAGATGATGAAATCCGCCAAATTATGGATGTGCTCTTGCGACGACGCCAGAACAATCCCATTCTGACGGGCGAGGCTGGCGTGGGCAAGACTGCGGTGGTGGAAGGATTTGCGCTGCGTATTGCGCAGGGATCGGTACCGCCTTCGTTGCAAAACGTGGCTGTGCGATCGCTGGACCTGGCCTTGCTGCAGGCAGGCGCAGGCATCAAGGGAGAGTTCGAAAACCGGTTGAAGTCAGTCATCGCGGAAGTCAAGGCATCTGCGCAGCCCGTCATTTTGTTTATCGATGAGGCCCACCAATTGATTGGGGCTGGAGGCGCAGAGGGGCAGGGTGACGCGGCCAACATCTTGAAACCCGCATTGGCCCGTGGTGAACTGCGAACTATCGCAGCAACAACCTGGTCCGAATACAAAAAGTACATTGAGCGCGACCCCGCACTCGCACGGCGATTCCAGGTCGTGAAGGTGGATGAGCCCGACGAAGATACGGCGGTTGACATGTTGCGCGGAATTGTTGCGACGCTGGAAACGCACCATGGCGTGGAGATCAACGACGCGGCGGTGCGCGATGCCGTCAAACTCTCACACCGCTACATCACCGGACGCCAATTGCCCGACAAGGCCATCAGTGTCCTGGATACTGCCTGCGCCAGGGTGGCTATTAGCCAAAACGGTGTTCCACCGGAACTGGAGGCTTTGGAGCGCAAGATCTCCAACGCAGACCATCAGCTGCGTGCCTACGCCAGAGAAATGGCCACGGGCACCGACCACAGCGCTGCACACGCGGCGCTGTCAGAGGACAAGGTTCTCTGGACGCAAAAGAAAGAGCGCCTGGGCGAACAACTGGCAGAAGAGAAGCTCGCCGTTGCAGAGATTCTGGCATTGCGCCGCCGCATTCGTGGAATGACTCCTGCCCTGGACTCTGACAAGGAGGACGGTGCCGAGTGGATGTCGACGGGCCTCGCACGTCTTGAAAAAGGATTGGAAGCGATCCGCAATGACGAGCCCTTGGTCTCGGTATGTGTTGACTCTGCCGCAGTTGCTTCCGTCATTTCGGGCTGGACCGGAATACCGATTGGAAAAATGCTGGCGGACGAATTGCACGCGGTGCTTAACCTGAAAGACAGTCTGGCGAAGCGGGTAGTTGGTCAGGACCAGGCGCTGGAGGCCATATCGCGGCGGGTACGTACCTCACGTGCGGATCTGGATAGCCCCGAGAAACCCGTCGGTGTATTCATGCTGGTCGGTCCTAGCGGCGTGGGCAAGACAGAGACCGCTTTCGCACTTGCAGATGCGCTCTATGGAGGCGAGCGCAATATGGTCACGGTGAATATGTCGGAATTCCAGGAGGCGCACACCGTATCCAGTCTGAAGGGGGCGCCTCCCGGTTATGTTGGGTTTGGCAAGGGCGGTGTACTCACCGAAGCCGTTCGTCGCAGACCTTACAGCGTTGTGCTGTTGGATGAGATGGAGAAGGCCCATCCCGATGTACTGGAGTTGTTCTTTCAGGTGTTTGACAAAGGCACCATGGAAGACGGGGAAGGCGTAACGATTGATTTCAAAAACACATTGATATTGCTGACTTCCAACGCAGCACAGAGTGTGATTACAGATGCATGTGCGGGTGCCGTCAGGCCACCCATGCAGACATTGATCGATGCGTTGCGGCCTGAACTTCTGAAGCAATTTTCTCCCGCGTTTCTGGGGCGTTTGACCGTCGTGCCTTACTACCCGCTCAAAGATGCGCAGATACGCGCCATTGTCAAACTCAAGCTTGAGAAACTGGCCCAGCGGTTCGCCCGCAATCACAATGCAACGCTGAGTTGGGATGGCGCTGTGGAAGACACGGTTACCGCACGATGTACGGAGGTCGACAGTGGCGCGCGGAATGTTGATCACATTCTGGCCGATGCGCTTTTGCCTGAGCTGTCACGGCTGGTGTTGGAGCGCATTGCGATTGCGGATGCCTTTAGCACGGTGCGTATCCAGATGGATGCGCGTAAAGCATTCGAATTCACATTTGGTTCTGAGGCGCAGGGCTAG
- a CDS encoding type VI secretion system Vgr family protein produces MREGFKQTNSPLSVTTPFGADVLLLDTFQGVEAISAPFKFALSMRSSDAGLNPATIIGATVTVKMAVAKGPERYFNGIVSRFMYAGGDSAFALYTAELVPTLWLLTLSRDRVIYQNKTAADIIKAVLGDFGVVFEAKLSGTYGSREYCVQYDETAFDFISRLMEEEGIFYFFSFKNGSHTMVLADAASAYIVCPNAKELKYFPDQSGRRRMDVVNRLDYENRLVTQKFEYSDFNYLKPTTPLLTEVAGAKGKGKFFEFPGKHAVTADGTQRATVRSEASQHQEAVCRGTSYCYPLMVGTKFNLVDHPRAALNTALVLQTVTHWASQSQYSNAFVAFAATLPFRPPRQTPLPRAAGSQTAMVVGPSGEEIWTDAHGRIKIQFHWDRVGVTDENSSCWVRVSQSWAGKAWGNLFLPRIGHEVVVSFVDGDPDRPIVTGSVYNAENKPPVDLPSMQTQSTMKSRSSKEGTAGNEMRMEDKKDAEEFYFHAQKDMKVEIENNLDTVLHKGAETHTLEKGDRTIDVQTGKEIHNVKGTRALTVTGNETHTNKADFSQAVTGNFELKVKGNLVIDVTGSISFKAGTTVATEAGTSLTNKAGTELTNQAGTGLKNKAGTTLDNEGAMVNSKASATQTVDGGGMLTLKGGLVKIN; encoded by the coding sequence ATGCGTGAAGGATTCAAGCAAACCAACTCTCCTTTGAGCGTAACGACACCATTCGGTGCCGATGTGCTGTTGCTGGATACCTTTCAGGGGGTTGAGGCGATTTCCGCGCCATTCAAATTTGCGTTGTCCATGCGTTCTTCCGATGCTGGACTGAATCCGGCCACCATCATTGGTGCAACGGTTACGGTAAAAATGGCCGTTGCCAAAGGTCCTGAGCGCTATTTCAACGGCATCGTGTCGCGATTCATGTATGCCGGGGGTGACAGTGCGTTTGCGCTCTATACGGCTGAGTTGGTGCCTACATTGTGGTTGTTGACCTTGAGCCGGGACCGGGTGATCTATCAGAACAAGACGGCTGCCGACATCATCAAGGCTGTCCTGGGTGATTTTGGTGTGGTGTTCGAGGCGAAGCTGTCCGGCACTTATGGCTCCCGCGAGTACTGTGTCCAGTACGACGAAACAGCCTTTGATTTCATTTCCAGGCTGATGGAAGAGGAAGGTATCTTCTACTTCTTCAGTTTCAAGAATGGCAGCCACACCATGGTTCTCGCGGATGCGGCGAGTGCCTATATCGTTTGCCCGAATGCCAAAGAGTTAAAGTATTTTCCCGACCAGAGCGGACGTCGCAGAATGGACGTGGTAAACCGGCTTGATTACGAAAACCGGTTGGTCACGCAAAAATTCGAATACAGTGATTTCAACTACCTTAAGCCCACAACACCCTTGCTAACCGAAGTAGCTGGCGCCAAGGGAAAAGGCAAGTTTTTTGAATTTCCGGGTAAGCACGCGGTGACGGCGGATGGCACGCAGCGCGCCACGGTGCGTTCCGAAGCGAGTCAGCACCAGGAAGCGGTTTGTCGGGGCACAAGTTATTGCTACCCACTGATGGTGGGAACCAAGTTCAACCTGGTAGACCACCCGAGAGCCGCGCTCAACACCGCGCTCGTGTTGCAGACAGTGACGCACTGGGCCAGTCAAAGCCAATACAGCAACGCCTTTGTGGCCTTTGCCGCGACGCTGCCGTTTCGCCCCCCTCGCCAGACGCCGTTGCCAAGGGCGGCCGGAAGCCAGACCGCCATGGTCGTTGGACCTTCGGGGGAAGAAATCTGGACAGATGCACACGGTCGAATCAAGATTCAATTTCATTGGGACCGGGTCGGGGTGACAGACGAAAACAGTTCGTGCTGGGTGCGTGTTTCGCAGTCCTGGGCAGGCAAGGCGTGGGGCAATCTTTTTCTTCCACGCATCGGTCACGAAGTGGTGGTCAGTTTTGTAGATGGTGACCCGGACCGGCCGATTGTCACCGGCAGTGTTTACAACGCGGAGAACAAGCCCCCGGTAGATCTGCCTTCCATGCAGACCCAAAGCACGATGAAGTCCCGCTCTTCGAAAGAAGGCACTGCGGGCAACGAGATGCGCATGGAAGACAAGAAGGATGCGGAGGAGTTCTACTTTCATGCGCAGAAAGACATGAAAGTGGAGATCGAAAACAACCTCGACACTGTCTTGCACAAAGGCGCTGAAACACACACCCTGGAGAAGGGCGATCGCACGATTGATGTCCAGACTGGAAAGGAAATCCACAACGTCAAGGGGACACGCGCCTTGACAGTGACGGGCAACGAGACGCACACCAACAAGGCGGATTTCAGCCAGGCGGTGACCGGTAATTTTGAACTCAAGGTGAAGGGGAACCTTGTGATTGATGTGACGGGATCGATTTCGTTCAAAGCAGGAACCACCGTAGCAACAGAGGCAGGCACGTCGCTCACCAACAAAGCGGGCACCGAACTGACCAACCAGGCGGGCACGGGATTAAAAAACAAGGCAGGCACCACCCTGGACAACGAAGGGGCCATGGTGAACAGCAAGGCGTCCGCCACGCAAACGGTGGATGGTGGCGGCATGCTCACGCTCAAGGGCGGGCTGGTGAAGATCAACTGA